One stretch of Ursus arctos isolate Adak ecotype North America unplaced genomic scaffold, UrsArc2.0 scaffold_37, whole genome shotgun sequence DNA includes these proteins:
- the LOC113248956 gene encoding olfactory receptor 11H4 translates to MNKSATYIRTVTEFVLLGFPGCWEIQIFLFSLFLVVYALTLLGNGTIICAVRWDPRLHTPMYFLLGNLAFLEIWYASSTVPNMLANILSKTKAISFSGCFLQFYFFFSLGTTECLFLAVMAYDRYLAICHPLHYPTIMTGKRCRILVSLCWLAGFLGYPIPIVFISQLPFCGANIIDHFLCDMDPLMALSCAPAPITEFIFYTQSSLVLSFTVMYILRSYILLLRTVFQVPSAAGRRKAFSTCGSHLAVVSLFYGTVMVMYVSPTYGIPTWMQKILTLVYSVMTPLFNPLIYSLRNKDMKLALRNILFRMRMSQNS, encoded by the coding sequence TAcagattttccttttctcactgttTTTGGTGGTTTATGCCTTGACCTTGCTGGGGAATGGAACCATCATCTGTGCAGTGAGATGGGACCCACGACTACACACCCCAATGTACTTTCTGCTGGGAAACCTTGCCTTCCTTGAGATCTGGTATGCTTCCTCCACTGTTCCTAACATGCTAGCCAACATTCTCTCCAAAACCAAGGCCATTTCATTTTCTGGCTGCTTTCTCcagttctatttcttcttttccctggGCACAACTGAATGTCTCTTCCTGGCAGTAATGGCTTATGATCGGTACCTGGCCATCTGCCACCCACTGCACTACCCCACCATCATGACTGGGAAACGCTGTAGAATTCTGGTGTCTCTCTGTTGGCTTGCTGGATTCCTTGGCTACCCAATCCCCATTGTCTTCATCTCCCAACTCCCCTTCTGTGGAGCCAATATCATTGATCACTTCCTGTGTGACATGGACCCACTGATGGCTCTGTCTTGTGCTCCAGCCCCCATTACTGAATTTATCTTCTATACCCAGAGCTCCCTTGTTCTCTCTTTTACTGTTATGTACATTCTTCGATCCTATATCTTGTTGCTCAGAACTGTTTTTCAGGTCCCTTCTGCAGCTGGCCGGAGAAAGGCCTTTTCCACCTGTGGTTCTCACTTAGCTGTGGTGTCGCTTTTTTATGGAACAGTCATGGTAATGTATGTGAGTCCTACATATGGCATCCCAACTTGGATGCAGAAGATTCTCACACTGGTATATTCAGTAATGACTCCTCTCTTCAATCCCTTGATCTATAGTCTTCGCAACAAGGACATGAAACTTGCCCTGAGAAACATTCTGTTTAGAATGAGAATGAGTCAAAACTCCTGA